The bacterium genome includes a window with the following:
- a CDS encoding NAD-dependent epimerase/dehydratase family protein → MKVLVTGGAGFIGSHIADRFAAEGHIVHVVDNLYSGHRRNLDPARDFSELDVSEGDSPGSGPGSLRNLFEVFAPELVVHAAAQVRVRCDDHLLDARYNVLGSLNVIHHAAVHGVRRLVYISTGGAGYGEPQYLPCDEDHPIRPMSAYGISKLTVEHYLRLYNLERGLDYAVIRPGNVFGPRQDERGEAGVCAIFTGLMRAGERPVIYGDGANTRDYVYVGDVVEAVWLAATRPEASRRVYNVGTGVETSTLEIFENLASLTGYRGKPDHAPEPNEVKRICLDCTRIKNELGWKPKLDLRAGLTRLVNWSASGNPR, encoded by the coding sequence GTGAAAGTTCTGGTAACGGGCGGCGCCGGATTCATCGGCAGCCACATCGCCGACCGCTTCGCCGCCGAGGGCCACATCGTCCACGTGGTGGACAACCTCTACTCCGGCCACCGCCGCAACCTCGACCCCGCCCGGGACTTCAGCGAGCTGGACGTCTCCGAAGGCGACAGCCCCGGAAGCGGCCCCGGTTCGCTCCGGAACCTCTTCGAGGTGTTCGCCCCGGAGCTGGTGGTCCACGCCGCGGCCCAGGTCCGGGTCCGTTGCGACGACCACCTCCTCGACGCGCGGTACAACGTCCTCGGGTCGCTGAACGTGATCCACCACGCGGCCGTCCACGGGGTTCGGCGGCTGGTCTACATCTCCACCGGCGGCGCCGGCTACGGCGAGCCCCAGTACCTCCCCTGCGACGAGGACCACCCCATCCGACCCATGAGCGCCTACGGCATCAGCAAGCTGACGGTGGAGCACTACCTGAGACTCTACAACCTCGAGCGCGGCCTGGACTACGCGGTCATCCGGCCCGGCAACGTCTTCGGTCCCCGCCAGGACGAGCGGGGCGAGGCCGGGGTGTGCGCCATCTTCACCGGCCTGATGCGAGCCGGTGAGCGGCCGGTCATCTACGGCGACGGCGCCAACACCCGGGATTACGTGTACGTGGGCGACGTGGTGGAGGCGGTTTGGCTGGCCGCCACGCGGCCCGAGGCCTCGCGCCGGGTGTACAACGTCGGCACCGGCGTCGAGACCAGCACCCTGGAAATTTTCGAAAACCTGGCCTCGCTCACCGGTTACCGGGGTAAGCCGGACCACGCCCCCGAGCCCAACGAGGTGAAGCGCATCTGCCTGGATTGCACCCGGATAAAAAACGAGTTGGGCTGGAAACCGAAGCTCGACCTGCGCGCGGGGCTGACCCGGCTGGTCAACTGGTCCGCCTCGGGCAACCCACGCTGA
- a CDS encoding sigma-54 dependent transcriptional regulator, protein MATILVVEDEANLRRAVCRGLDEKGHRTVQAGTLGEARRRLLGVSPDAVLLDLRLPDGDGLELLGELRAGHPETPVVIFTAYGDVDTAVRALKAGAEDFFEKPFELEALALILERLVEKKRLRDEVAALRERLGGAEPLGDSPAWRTVMETVRRVAPTGATVLFTGESGTGKEVAARALHRLSGRKGEFVAVHAAALPAELLESELFGHARGAFSGAVKDKPGFFERADGGTLFLDEIGELPPATQVKLLRVLQEGETVRLGETKSRRLDLRLVAATNSDLKASVGSGKFRDDLYYRLAVVTVELPPLRERGKDVPLLTGHFLRRASAAHGLPPRRFSQEAERRLAGYAWPGNVRELANLCERLVILGRGEEIAPEELPAEVVGAGVADWPPPPPGGMGLDEALEKLEREMLGRALAEAGGVAQRAAKILGIGRGAMQYKLKKYGLA, encoded by the coding sequence ATGGCGACGATTCTGGTGGTGGAGGACGAGGCCAACCTGAGGCGGGCGGTCTGCCGCGGTCTGGATGAAAAAGGGCACCGCACCGTGCAGGCCGGCACGCTGGGCGAGGCGCGCCGTAGGCTTCTCGGCGTGTCGCCCGACGCCGTCCTCCTGGACCTCCGGCTGCCGGACGGCGACGGCCTCGAGCTCCTGGGCGAGCTGCGCGCCGGTCACCCCGAGACGCCCGTGGTGATTTTCACCGCCTACGGCGACGTGGACACGGCGGTGCGGGCGCTTAAAGCCGGGGCGGAGGATTTCTTCGAAAAGCCCTTCGAGCTCGAGGCGCTGGCGCTCATCCTGGAGCGGCTCGTCGAGAAGAAGCGGCTGCGGGACGAGGTGGCGGCCTTGCGGGAGAGGCTGGGCGGCGCGGAGCCGCTCGGCGATTCCCCGGCCTGGCGGACGGTCATGGAGACGGTTCGCCGGGTGGCCCCCACGGGCGCCACGGTGCTCTTCACCGGCGAGAGCGGCACCGGCAAGGAGGTGGCGGCCCGGGCTCTACACCGCCTGAGCGGTCGGAAGGGCGAGTTCGTGGCGGTGCACGCGGCGGCCCTTCCCGCCGAGCTCCTGGAAAGCGAGCTTTTCGGCCACGCCCGCGGGGCCTTCTCCGGCGCGGTGAAGGACAAGCCCGGGTTCTTCGAGCGCGCCGACGGCGGTACGCTTTTCCTGGACGAGATCGGCGAGCTTCCACCGGCGACCCAGGTCAAGCTCCTGAGGGTCCTCCAGGAGGGGGAGACGGTCCGCCTGGGGGAGACGAAATCGCGGCGGCTGGACCTGCGCCTCGTGGCGGCCACCAACTCCGACCTGAAGGCGTCGGTCGGGAGCGGGAAGTTCCGCGACGACCTCTACTACCGGCTGGCGGTGGTGACGGTGGAGCTGCCGCCGTTGCGGGAGCGGGGGAAGGACGTGCCTCTGTTGACGGGGCATTTCCTGCGGCGGGCGTCGGCGGCGCACGGGCTGCCCCCGCGGAGGTTCTCCCAGGAGGCGGAGCGCCGTCTGGCGGGGTACGCCTGGCCGGGCAACGTGCGAGAGCTCGCCAACCTATGCGAGCGGCTGGTGATTCTCGGCCGGGGGGAGGAAATAGCCCCGGAGGAGCTGCCCGCCGAGGTCGTGGGTGCCGGGGTCGCGGACTGGCCCCCTCCTCCGCCCGGAGGCATGGGCTTGGACGAGGCGCTGGAGAAGCTGGAGCGGGAGATGCTCGGGCGCGCCCTGGCCGAGGCCGGGGGTGTGGCTCAGCGGGCGGCGAAAATTCTGGGCATCGGCCGCGGCGCCATGCAGTACAAGCTGAAGAAGTACGGTCTGGCGTGA
- a CDS encoding zinc ribbon domain-containing protein, whose translation MFIIALIFALPVLGLLAGYLRRRDGDRVRLLCPACGGEISRDYLACPHCGSRLQTSCPACGKPVRSLWKSCPHCGTPLGGETR comes from the coding sequence ATGTTCATCATCGCGTTGATTTTCGCCCTCCCCGTCCTCGGCCTCCTCGCCGGATACCTCCGCCGGCGGGACGGGGACCGGGTCCGTCTCCTTTGCCCGGCCTGCGGCGGCGAGATTTCCCGGGACTACCTGGCCTGCCCCCACTGCGGGTCGCGGCTCCAAACCTCATGCCCGGCGTGCGGCAAGCCGGTGCGCTCCCTCTGGAAGAGCTGTCCCCACTGCGGGACGCCGCTGGGGGGTGAGACGAGGTGA
- a CDS encoding zinc-ribbon domain-containing protein, with protein MKKPVIVVLGILSVGVVVAGVALIGVFWHHVEGWGPPPSPWRHGMQECLLAPEELPPPVTENLDRMGVEERERAFDFLRDLRPGQRREALRELGECPAPEFRDRLGGMMVESPHPLFLLPLVLLFFGSLGLAVTLYLVIRKRDRGPRLERCPHCGRPVEAGWNYCPYCTGPLGSGKGSTDADSS; from the coding sequence GTGAAAAAGCCGGTAATCGTGGTCCTCGGGATTCTGTCCGTCGGGGTGGTCGTGGCCGGTGTGGCGCTCATCGGCGTCTTCTGGCACCACGTCGAAGGGTGGGGGCCGCCGCCGAGCCCCTGGCGCCACGGGATGCAGGAGTGCCTCCTGGCGCCCGAGGAGCTGCCGCCGCCGGTAACGGAAAATCTCGACCGGATGGGTGTCGAGGAGCGGGAAAGAGCCTTCGACTTCCTCCGCGACCTGCGCCCCGGCCAGCGTCGGGAAGCCCTCCGCGAGCTCGGTGAGTGCCCCGCGCCTGAGTTTCGGGACCGGCTGGGTGGGATGATGGTAGAATCGCCGCACCCGCTCTTCCTGTTGCCGCTCGTCCTCCTGTTCTTTGGAAGCCTGGGCCTCGCGGTGACGCTCTACCTGGTCATCCGGAAGCGTGACCGTGGGCCTCGGCTCGAACGCTGCCCCCACTGCGGACGCCCCGTGGAGGCGGGTTGGAACTACTGCCCCTACTGCACCGGTCCGCTGGGATCCGGCAAAGGCTCGACCGACGCAGATTCATCGTGA